The Equus przewalskii isolate Varuska chromosome 5, EquPr2, whole genome shotgun sequence genome window below encodes:
- the LOC103563631 gene encoding olfactory receptor 11A1-like: protein MGTPPTFQKSLPGMVLLLMPSQDCQRRKQSSGDSENQTTWLILVGFRELQHLGFLPFIFFLAIYVVTVGGNVLIALAVASSRTLHTPMYFFLCHFSLLEIGYTSNIVPQLLWSFLEGREAISLVSCLVQFYMFASLAATECLLLSAMSYDRYLAICHPLHYTALMSTCLCGCLAAGAWFSGFSFSAFTLTLAAPLPLCPGSREIDRYFCDFAPVTGLFCGDVAAMWGAGVSISGFLTVAPFLLIVASYAFILRTVPQIPSGHGREKAFSTCSSHLSVVGVFYGTLIVVCVAPTDHMPPLLRKAFSVFYTVFTPMVNPIIYSLKNQQVNGALHRLWGKLIPRHTPPREMGQLLTSSWIPA, encoded by the exons ATGGGCACTCCCCCAACCTTCCAGAAGAGTTTACCAGGTATGGTTCTCCTATTGATGCCCAGCCAGGATTGTCAG AGGAGGAAGCAGTCCAGTGGTGACAGCGAAAACCAGACCACCTGGCTGATCTTAGTGGGCTTCCGGGAGCTGCAACACTTGGGCTTCCTCCCCTTCATCTTCTTTCTGGCCATCTATGTGGTAACAGTCGGGGGCAATGTCCTCATTGCGCTGGCTGTAGCCTCTAGTCGGACtctccacacacccatgtacttcttcctctgccACTTCTCCCTCCTGGAGATTGGCTATACCTCCAACATCGTGCCTCAGCTGTTGTGGAGCTTCCTAGAAGGGAGGGAAGCCATCTCGCTGGTCAGCTGTCTGGTCCAGTTCTATATGTTTGCCTCACTGGCTGCAACTGAGTGCCTCCTGCTCTCCGCCATGTCCTACGACCGTTACTTGGCCATCTGCCACCCCCTTCACTACACTGCCCTGATGAGCACCTGTTTGTGTGGCTGCCTGGCTGCTGGAGCCTGGTTCAGTGGTTTCTCATTCTCCGCCTTCACTCTGACCCTGGCGGCCCCTCTGCCCCTTTGCCCTGGCAGCAGAGAGATTGACCGCTACTTTTGTGACTTTGCTCCAGTTACAGGGCTGTTCTGTGGGGATGTGGCAGCCATGTGGGGAGCTGGAGTGAGCATCTCAGGCTTCCTGACAGTGGCCCCCTTCCTATTGATTGTGGCATCCTATGCCTTCATCCTGAGGACTGTGCCACAAATACCCTCAGGCCATGGTAGAGAGAAGGCCTTCTCTACCTGTTCCTCCCACCTCAGTGTGGTCGGGGTGTTTTATGGCACCCTCATTGTAGTCTGTGTAGCCCCAACAGACCACATGCCCCCCTTGCTCCGAAAGGCCTTCTCTGTCTTCTACACTGTGTTCACCCCTATGGTCAACCCCATCATCTACAGCCTTAAGAACCAACAGGTAAATGGTGCCCTTCATAGGCTCTGGGGAAAGCTCATCCCAAGACATACCCCACCGAGGGAAATGGGACAGCTATTGACTTCTTCCTGGATTCCAGCTTAG